In Candidatus Neomarinimicrobiota bacterium, a genomic segment contains:
- the panB gene encoding 3-methyl-2-oxobutanoate hydroxymethyltransferase — translation MAKRKKVTVETLHRMKKNGEKIVCLTAYDYSTALLLDDAGVDLILVGDSAAMVIAGHETTLPITMDEMVFITRWVSRASPKAMLIGDMPFGSYQSDIPTAKINAARFMQEGQADGVKIEGGKRSADTVKALVDSGIPVFGHIGMTPQSVNEFGGYKVMGKTSVSHDELIEDAIALQNAGAFAIVIEATKTKTATDITNAIQIPTIGIGAGSHCDGQILVINDLIGNYAGFEPKFVRRYAQVGKTISDAVKKFCVDVKNGSYPSSAESYE, via the coding sequence ATGGCCAAAAGAAAGAAAGTAACCGTTGAAACGCTGCACCGGATGAAAAAAAACGGGGAAAAGATCGTCTGCCTCACAGCATACGATTATTCCACCGCTCTCCTGCTTGATGACGCGGGTGTTGACCTCATACTTGTCGGGGACTCAGCCGCAATGGTTATAGCGGGTCATGAAACCACTCTACCGATTACGATGGATGAGATGGTTTTCATTACGCGCTGGGTTTCGAGGGCGAGTCCTAAAGCGATGTTAATCGGAGATATGCCGTTCGGATCATATCAATCTGATATTCCTACCGCAAAAATAAACGCTGCGCGTTTTATGCAGGAAGGACAGGCTGACGGTGTTAAAATAGAGGGTGGGAAGAGGTCTGCCGATACTGTAAAGGCGCTCGTGGATTCAGGGATACCTGTGTTCGGTCATATTGGTATGACACCTCAATCAGTAAATGAGTTCGGTGGGTATAAGGTAATGGGAAAAACTTCCGTTTCACACGATGAGCTTATCGAAGATGCCATTGCTCTTCAGAATGCGGGTGCGTTCGCAATTGTCATTGAAGCGACTAAGACCAAAACCGCTACGGACATAACAAACGCCATTCAAATTCCCACAATTGGAATCGGCGCAGGTTCGCATTGCGATGGACAAATTCTCGTAATAAACGACCTCATCGGGAACTACGCCGGATTTGAACCTAAATTTGTCAGGCGTTATGCTCAAGTAGGAAAAACCATTTCCGACGCTGTGAAAAAATTCTGTGTGGATGTGAAGAATGGGAGCTATCCCAGCAGCGCTGAATCTTACGAATGA
- a CDS encoding aldehyde dehydrogenase, whose translation MATRVAINGFGRLGRTIFRAAKLRNADIEFVVINDRADAFSLSTVLKYDSIHGIYDGEISHDDKNIIVDGQSIPVLSLREEEGNLPWGDYGIDVLIESTGIARNREFLDIHINSGAKKVLLTTPSTDPVDATIVFGVNHDILTGDEKIILNASGTTNSAAVLCKVMEDSFTIKGGFITTVHAYTLDQSLLDYPHEDMRRARSAALSIIPTTTWAVQTVEQIIPRLKGKLDGIAYRVPVPAGSLVDLALDIATDVTLEDIQNVMKIAAEGYMKGVLKYEESPLVSADIVGDTSSAIFDAPLTKVLKPDFVKIIGWFDNEAGYCNRAVDLIKLISS comes from the coding sequence TTGGCAACAAGAGTAGCTATAAACGGATTTGGCAGATTAGGAAGAACTATATTCAGAGCGGCAAAACTTCGGAACGCCGATATTGAATTTGTGGTAATTAACGATAGAGCTGATGCGTTCAGCCTTTCAACTGTTTTGAAATATGATTCAATCCATGGTATTTATGATGGCGAAATATCTCACGATGATAAAAATATCATTGTGGACGGACAAAGTATTCCAGTCCTTTCACTTCGTGAAGAAGAAGGAAACCTTCCATGGGGCGACTATGGAATTGATGTTCTAATTGAATCAACCGGAATTGCCAGAAACAGAGAATTTTTGGATATACATATAAATTCCGGAGCGAAAAAGGTTCTCCTGACGACACCTAGTACCGATCCTGTTGACGCTACCATAGTTTTTGGTGTGAATCACGATATTCTTACCGGTGATGAAAAAATTATACTAAATGCATCCGGCACAACCAACTCGGCTGCTGTATTATGTAAGGTAATGGAAGATAGTTTTACCATCAAAGGAGGTTTTATAACAACAGTCCACGCATACACTCTTGATCAAAGTCTCCTTGATTATCCGCATGAGGATATGCGACGAGCACGATCCGCGGCACTTTCCATAATCCCCACAACTACGTGGGCCGTGCAAACTGTCGAACAAATTATCCCGCGACTTAAGGGGAAGCTTGACGGAATAGCTTATCGTGTTCCAGTTCCTGCCGGCTCTCTCGTTGACTTAGCTTTGGATATTGCTACAGATGTAACATTGGAAGATATACAAAATGTGATGAAAATAGCGGCCGAGGGCTATATGAAGGGTGTTTTAAAATATGAAGAATCGCCGCTTGTCTCTGCTGATATCGTTGGGGACACTTCTTCTGCCATATTCGATGCGCCCTTAACGAAAGTACTGAAACCTGACTTCGTAAAAATCATCGGATGGTTTGATAATGAAGCGGGATATTGTAATCGTGCTGTGGACCTGATAAAACTAATATCTTCATAA
- a CDS encoding 1-deoxy-D-xylulose-5-phosphate reductoisomerase, producing MEKSLSVLGSTGSIGVNTLKVVEALSETISVRYLAAGRQWEKLAGQAKKFGAKAVAIVDENAAKPLKDALGSSIEVLSGRAGVSELASRDDVDIVLNGIVGSAGLEPTYRAAEAGRTIALSNKESLVMGGELIRNLMEKTGAKLYPVDSEHSAIWQCLVGEDIKSVKKLILTASGGPFREKPIDEFKDITVEEALAHPNWKMGKKVTIDSATLMNKGLEVIEAYWLFNIPQDRIDIVIHPQSIIHSMVEFRDGSVKAQMGLPDMKLPIQYALTYPERNAMAWEQTDFSAVATLTFEEPDFQKFPCPILAFKALESGGTASAVLNVANETAVNLFLEERIKFTDIAGLIEKTMESTEIINNPTLEEILDIEERISEKIRSDRT from the coding sequence ATGGAAAAATCTCTCTCGGTTCTCGGTTCGACAGGTTCCATTGGAGTAAATACCCTTAAAGTAGTGGAAGCATTAAGCGAGACCATCAGCGTACGTTACCTTGCAGCCGGTCGGCAGTGGGAAAAATTAGCCGGGCAAGCGAAGAAATTCGGAGCAAAAGCGGTAGCGATAGTTGATGAGAATGCCGCAAAACCTCTCAAAGATGCTCTCGGAAGCAGCATCGAAGTCCTCTCGGGAAGAGCGGGAGTATCCGAACTTGCGTCCCGCGATGATGTGGATATAGTCTTAAACGGTATTGTCGGCAGCGCGGGATTGGAACCTACCTATAGAGCGGCGGAAGCCGGCAGGACTATTGCCCTTTCCAATAAGGAAAGCCTGGTGATGGGCGGAGAATTGATTCGGAATCTAATGGAGAAAACGGGAGCCAAGCTTTATCCCGTTGACAGCGAGCATTCTGCCATATGGCAATGCCTTGTTGGTGAAGATATCAAGAGTGTAAAAAAATTGATTCTGACAGCTTCAGGTGGTCCGTTCAGAGAAAAACCGATTGACGAATTTAAAGATATAACTGTTGAAGAGGCATTGGCGCACCCTAACTGGAAGATGGGGAAGAAGGTTACAATAGATTCTGCTACTCTTATGAACAAAGGGCTTGAGGTAATTGAGGCATATTGGCTTTTTAACATCCCGCAGGATCGGATTGATATTGTAATTCATCCGCAATCAATTATACATTCAATGGTTGAATTTCGGGATGGATCGGTGAAAGCGCAAATGGGACTGCCGGATATGAAGTTACCGATTCAATATGCGCTGACCTATCCCGAAAGAAATGCAATGGCATGGGAACAAACGGACTTTAGCGCCGTAGCTACACTGACGTTTGAGGAACCGGATTTTCAAAAGTTTCCCTGTCCCATATTGGCATTTAAAGCGTTAGAATCGGGTGGTACGGCATCCGCGGTGCTAAACGTTGCCAACGAAACAGCAGTGAATCTGTTTCTTGAGGAAAGGATAAAATTCACGGACATAGCCGGTCTGATTGAGAAGACTATGGAATCAACAGAGATAATAAATAATCCGACATTAGAAGAAATTCTTGATATAGAGGAACGCATTAGTGAGAAGATCCGAAGTGACCGGACTTAA
- the mnmA gene encoding tRNA 2-thiouridine(34) synthase MnmA: MNKKVIMALSGGVDSSVAALILIEQGYDVIGVTMKNWEFESAGGNLSSESSCCSLGSIENARMVAAQLEIPHYVFDVSDFFHEKVIDNFKSEYLRGNTPNPCVRCNSLVRWETLLEKAEVFDADFVATGHYARIHRADSKSAAELRMGIDSDKDQTYALWGLKQSELEKTLFPLGELSKPEVRLKAEQAKLRTSKTPESFEICFIPDNDYRRYIRENVEGIEELVPDGDILDTEGNVLGIHQGYTNYTIGQRKGLGIALGEPAYVTEINSMDNTIRVGSKEELMSTEFSLADVNIIDNTRDGDKFNANVKIRYHDKGNEAMVRKKSDGEWSVEFKSPVEAVTPGQSAVFYDSDRLIGGGVINATQ; the protein is encoded by the coding sequence ATGAACAAGAAAGTCATAATGGCGTTAAGCGGCGGAGTTGACAGTTCAGTGGCGGCATTAATTCTCATAGAGCAGGGTTATGACGTAATCGGCGTGACTATGAAGAACTGGGAATTTGAAAGTGCAGGAGGAAATCTCAGTTCGGAAAGTTCCTGTTGTTCGCTCGGCTCTATCGAGAACGCTCGAATGGTGGCGGCTCAGTTGGAGATTCCTCACTACGTTTTTGATGTATCTGATTTTTTCCACGAAAAAGTAATAGATAATTTCAAATCCGAATACTTACGTGGTAATACTCCAAATCCTTGCGTCCGATGCAATTCTCTCGTCAGGTGGGAGACACTCCTCGAAAAAGCAGAAGTATTTGATGCGGACTTTGTTGCTACCGGTCATTATGCCCGAATTCATCGTGCAGATTCCAAATCCGCTGCCGAACTTCGAATGGGCATTGATTCAGATAAAGATCAAACTTACGCGCTATGGGGACTTAAGCAGTCCGAGCTTGAAAAAACGTTGTTCCCGCTTGGCGAACTTAGCAAACCTGAAGTTCGATTGAAGGCTGAACAGGCGAAACTACGCACTTCTAAAACTCCTGAATCCTTTGAAATATGCTTTATTCCCGATAACGATTACAGACGGTACATTCGAGAAAATGTTGAAGGCATCGAGGAGCTTGTACCGGACGGCGATATTCTCGACACGGAAGGAAATGTTCTTGGGATTCATCAAGGCTATACCAATTACACTATCGGACAGCGAAAGGGACTCGGAATCGCACTGGGCGAACCCGCTTATGTCACTGAGATCAATTCAATGGATAACACCATCAGAGTCGGGTCGAAAGAGGAGCTTATGTCCACAGAATTCTCACTCGCGGATGTAAATATTATTGATAATACAAGAGATGGTGATAAATTTAACGCTAACGTTAAAATCAGATACCATGACAAAGGTAATGAAGCGATGGTTCGGAAGAAATCCGATGGCGAATGGAGCGTCGAATTTAAAAGCCCTGTGGAAGCTGTTACGCCCGGACAATCGGCAGTTTTCTATGATTCTGACCGTTTAATCGGGGGAGGCGTCATCAATGCAACACAATAA
- the rseP gene encoding RIP metalloprotease RseP produces MLTTIIATGVVLGILILIHELGHFLAAKISGVRVERFSLGFPPRLAGIKIGDTDYCISSIPLGGYVKLSGMIDESMDEENIKGEPWEFMSKSPLQKIFIISAGVIMNIILAIIIFAILTFASGIGEVDQTTVISSVRDDYPAGAAGMQAGDKILSIDGNEINSWDELTDYIHSRPDLEIEVAWLRDEAIYTEKITTRSDMVPVDGAIKELGMIGIGPTINVRDAGLMESIGSGFTRTYFWGKFTLLSIKMLVSGEQSFKAVGGPIFIAQLAGQSARAGMDSLFQLIAILSINLAILNILPIPAFDGGHLIVILIEWVKDRPLSIKIKMAIQQVGFALFLVMAALVIYNDLSR; encoded by the coding sequence TTGTTAACGACGATAATAGCAACAGGAGTAGTTCTCGGAATATTAATTCTTATACACGAATTAGGGCATTTTCTTGCCGCGAAGATTTCAGGAGTTAGAGTAGAGCGATTTTCCTTAGGGTTTCCTCCAAGACTTGCCGGAATAAAAATAGGAGACACGGACTACTGTATTTCATCGATTCCTTTGGGAGGCTACGTAAAACTCTCAGGAATGATCGATGAATCGATGGACGAAGAAAATATTAAGGGTGAACCGTGGGAGTTTATGTCAAAAAGCCCCCTTCAGAAGATTTTCATAATATCTGCGGGAGTGATTATGAATATAATTCTCGCTATAATAATTTTTGCTATCCTCACATTTGCATCCGGCATAGGAGAAGTAGATCAAACTACAGTAATCAGTTCAGTTAGGGATGATTATCCGGCAGGAGCTGCAGGTATGCAGGCTGGAGACAAAATTCTCTCAATTGACGGAAATGAAATAAACAGCTGGGATGAGTTGACCGACTATATACATTCCCGCCCAGATCTTGAAATTGAAGTTGCATGGCTGAGGGACGAGGCTATATATACCGAAAAAATCACAACCCGTTCAGATATGGTTCCGGTGGATGGTGCGATTAAAGAACTTGGTATGATAGGCATAGGACCGACCATTAATGTCAGGGATGCCGGTTTGATGGAATCAATTGGCAGCGGATTTACCAGGACTTACTTTTGGGGGAAATTTACTCTTTTATCTATAAAGATGTTAGTATCCGGGGAGCAGTCATTTAAAGCTGTGGGAGGACCGATATTCATTGCCCAACTTGCCGGACAATCCGCAAGAGCAGGTATGGATAGCCTGTTTCAGCTCATAGCGATATTAAGTATTAATCTTGCTATATTGAATATACTACCGATCCCTGCGTTTGATGGAGGACATTTAATTGTAATATTGATAGAATGGGTAAAAGATAGACCTCTTTCAATCAAAATAAAGATGGCAATTCAGCAAGTTGGATTCGCATTGTTCCTTGTAATGGCTGCCCTTGTGATTTACAATGATCTTTCCAGATAG
- a CDS encoding MarR family transcriptional regulator: MQIKLAKQYKRFNLTLPQYEALALLWVNPEGLTQKEITEKLQWSKGNTTGVLVRMVEKDFLSRETVIEDKRFHKVILTHKGRNLSDKIIPQIERIITDQLESILSVRERRMLKEILSKTFGGL, encoded by the coding sequence ATGCAAATCAAGCTTGCCAAGCAGTACAAACGATTTAATCTCACCTTACCACAATATGAGGCTTTAGCGTTGCTCTGGGTTAATCCCGAAGGACTCACCCAAAAAGAAATTACCGAAAAGTTACAATGGAGTAAGGGAAATACTACAGGTGTTCTGGTAAGGATGGTGGAAAAAGACTTCCTATCTCGTGAAACCGTGATAGAAGACAAACGATTTCACAAAGTAATTCTTACTCATAAGGGGCGAAATCTCTCTGATAAAATAATTCCTCAGATTGAGAGAATAATTACCGACCAATTAGAATCCATCTTATCCGTGAGAGAAAGAAGGATGCTCAAAGAGATACTCAGTAAAACTTTCGGCGGATTATAG
- a CDS encoding cysteine desulfurase, translated as MKPNKHIYLDHSATTPVDAEVIAAMSHAMSEGWGNPSSTHADGRNAKFLIEEARERVAGLMNSSPDEIHFTSGGTEADNWALIGIAHSLKDKGNHIITAETEHPAILDSCKVLEKEGFKITYLFTDRNGSIHPHDLEAEITPETILISLMHSNNEIGTINLIHKFAGIAKEAGVLIHTDIVQSYGKVPIDLKELDVDLASVSSHKIYGPKGIGALYVRSGVGIDQIMFGGHQERDRRGGTENVPGIVGFGKAAALRAERLKSDSLSVKNMAKNLFELLSEKVGGVSLNGHPTHRIPGHLSLTFERIDGEALLMNLDTQGISASAGAACSSGAVKISSVLKAIGLNDEEAIGTVRITFGRENNEEDVELVVQAIKEQVIRLRKTTPQIAAQ; from the coding sequence ATGAAACCGAATAAACATATATATCTCGACCACAGCGCTACAACACCTGTTGACGCTGAGGTTATAGCTGCTATGAGCCATGCTATGAGCGAAGGCTGGGGCAATCCTTCCAGTACTCATGCGGACGGCAGAAACGCTAAGTTTCTCATAGAGGAAGCCAGGGAGAGAGTGGCCGGACTGATGAACTCATCTCCTGACGAAATACATTTTACAAGTGGCGGAACTGAAGCGGACAATTGGGCACTAATTGGCATCGCCCATTCGCTGAAGGATAAGGGCAATCATATCATAACGGCTGAAACAGAACATCCCGCTATTTTAGACAGTTGCAAAGTGTTGGAAAAAGAAGGATTTAAAATTACGTACCTTTTTACAGACCGGAACGGGAGCATCCATCCACACGACCTTGAAGCGGAAATAACTCCTGAGACCATCCTTATTTCTCTTATGCATTCCAATAATGAGATCGGCACTATTAACCTTATTCACAAATTCGCCGGTATAGCAAAAGAAGCCGGAGTATTGATACACACGGATATTGTGCAATCGTACGGTAAAGTACCCATTGACCTGAAAGAATTGGATGTGGATCTGGCAAGTGTTTCGTCCCACAAAATTTACGGTCCTAAAGGAATCGGAGCTCTTTACGTCCGCTCGGGCGTTGGGATTGACCAGATTATGTTCGGCGGTCATCAGGAGCGTGACAGAAGAGGTGGAACGGAAAACGTTCCGGGCATCGTCGGCTTCGGCAAAGCAGCCGCGCTTCGCGCCGAACGGTTGAAGTCGGATTCCCTGTCTGTGAAAAATATGGCAAAAAATTTATTTGAACTCCTTTCCGAAAAAGTCGGTGGTGTGAGCCTAAACGGACATCCGACTCATCGTATTCCCGGTCATCTCTCTCTCACTTTTGAAAGGATCGACGGAGAAGCGCTTTTAATGAACCTTGATACTCAGGGGATTTCAGCCTCAGCAGGCGCAGCTTGTTCTTCAGGCGCGGTAAAAATTTCCAGCGTATTAAAAGCTATCGGATTAAACGACGAAGAGGCAATTGGAACAGTGCGGATAACTTTCGGCAGAGAAAACAACGAGGAAGATGTGGAACTTGTGGTTCAAGCTATTAAGGAGCAGGTCATAAGACTCCGAAAAACAACGCCTCAGATTGCAGCGCAATGA
- the sixA gene encoding phosphohistidine phosphatase SixA, producing the protein MRLYLLRHGEVAENNDGGESTLSEWGKFEVGKTGTEIAARIDRLDIIFHSKKLRAKQTAEVIQSTMKFNTTVPLNEMEGLNPNDSAAEIAKWAGEIQNDIMLVGHLPFMDKLAVLLLKESAEKHSISFGIACVACLERGNSGDWFLMWFFNPK; encoded by the coding sequence ATGAGATTATACTTACTGCGACATGGAGAGGTGGCGGAGAACAATGACGGCGGAGAATCCACTCTAAGTGAATGGGGAAAATTTGAAGTAGGTAAAACCGGAACAGAGATTGCTGCACGCATTGACCGCTTGGATATTATTTTTCATAGTAAAAAATTAAGAGCTAAACAAACTGCTGAGGTAATCCAGTCAACAATGAAATTTAATACTACAGTTCCATTGAACGAAATGGAAGGATTAAATCCAAACGATTCCGCAGCTGAGATTGCAAAGTGGGCAGGTGAAATACAGAATGATATTATGCTTGTGGGTCATTTGCCGTTTATGGATAAATTAGCAGTATTGCTACTCAAGGAATCAGCGGAAAAACATTCAATATCCTTTGGAATTGCTTGCGTTGCATGCTTGGAACGGGGTAACTCAGGTGATTGGTTTCTGATGTGGTTTTTCAATCCGAAATAA
- a CDS encoding universal stress protein, with the protein MSNFRKILLPTDFSPCANAALYQAITIAERFQGAVTMLHVVTVHESDRGKIESVFSEDSKSYDQIMTSAEEMLHTKEGMIETPVLIEKVLRRGISPTNEIINYAAEHKSDLIVMGTHGRTGIRRLIMGSVAEKIIRLSDCPTMTVRCGSDGKENPYPNYRSILLPVDFSATSVNALWRAAEMARSYGAILTLLHVAEPIDLSGYTNEGDGSEEDFLDSQLDYAEKALHEFTSNAPLEGIEVYTRVVHGRPGRKIIEYADEEGIDLIIIPSLGKSGLERLLMGSTVNKVVHRANCPVMVLKKTDDSPK; encoded by the coding sequence GTGAGCAATTTTAGGAAAATACTTTTGCCTACCGATTTTTCGCCCTGCGCTAATGCCGCCCTATATCAGGCAATTACTATCGCTGAGCGTTTTCAGGGCGCGGTGACAATGCTGCATGTCGTTACCGTGCATGAAAGCGACAGAGGGAAAATCGAATCGGTATTTTCCGAGGATTCCAAATCTTATGACCAGATTATGACATCCGCCGAAGAGATGCTCCATACGAAAGAAGGAATGATTGAAACTCCCGTTTTAATAGAAAAGGTGCTCAGGAGAGGTATTTCGCCTACGAATGAAATTATTAATTATGCTGCCGAGCATAAGTCGGATTTGATAGTCATGGGGACGCATGGAAGAACAGGCATCAGGCGGCTCATTATGGGAAGCGTGGCGGAAAAGATAATCAGACTTTCTGATTGTCCTACTATGACGGTTCGATGTGGAAGTGACGGCAAGGAAAATCCGTATCCAAACTACCGTTCCATTTTGCTTCCCGTTGATTTTAGCGCTACATCAGTCAACGCATTATGGAGAGCCGCAGAAATGGCAAGAAGCTACGGAGCTATCCTGACGCTGCTTCACGTAGCAGAGCCTATTGACCTCTCAGGTTATACAAATGAGGGTGACGGTTCGGAAGAAGATTTTTTAGATAGCCAGCTCGATTATGCTGAAAAAGCCCTTCACGAGTTCACATCAAACGCTCCGCTGGAAGGCATTGAAGTTTATACAAGAGTAGTTCACGGGAGACCGGGAAGGAAAATAATTGAATACGCTGACGAAGAAGGCATTGACCTCATTATCATTCCTTCGCTGGGTAAGAGCGGTTTGGAGCGGCTCCTTATGGGAAGTACGGTAAACAAGGTTGTGCATAGAGCAAATTGTCCCGTTATGGTTCTTAAAAAAACGGATGATTCTCCAAAGTAA
- a CDS encoding DUF3467 domain-containing protein, with protein MNKENKRQLSIELPQEKADGEYANLALITHSPAEFVFDFCRVVPGVPKANVQSRIIIAPMHAKAFLNALQENIRRYENQYGSITMHQPKSDGGSEFPPPSSSDPVAEA; from the coding sequence ATGAATAAGGAAAATAAAAGACAACTGTCAATCGAACTTCCACAGGAAAAAGCAGACGGAGAGTACGCAAATTTAGCTCTTATTACTCATTCACCGGCTGAATTTGTGTTTGATTTTTGTAGGGTAGTACCGGGCGTTCCCAAAGCTAATGTTCAATCAAGAATAATAATTGCTCCGATGCACGCAAAAGCTTTTTTGAATGCGTTACAGGAAAATATTAGACGTTATGAGAATCAATATGGAAGTATCACTATGCACCAGCCTAAAAGTGATGGCGGGTCGGAGTTCCCTCCTCCATCAAGCTCAGACCCTGTGGCTGAGGCTTGA
- a CDS encoding phosphatase PAP2 family protein, with protein MDFLHTIDIAIFNFLNGTLSNPVFDFIMPIITEQNIWGIPIALAAVTGIIIGDKKTKFIMLGVILAVGLGDHISSGIIKPLVGQLRPCKELAELNLRINCGGKFGFISGHATGTMIMATWFGYHYKKWMPYFIAFALVVSFSRIYVGVHWPSDVLGGIILGFAVSRGFIYVWNKYLVRKIGG; from the coding sequence TTGGATTTCTTACACACCATTGATATCGCTATATTTAATTTTCTAAACGGGACTCTTTCTAATCCTGTTTTTGATTTTATTATGCCTATTATTACGGAACAGAATATATGGGGGATTCCTATCGCACTGGCGGCTGTTACGGGAATTATAATCGGCGATAAAAAAACAAAGTTTATAATGTTAGGAGTTATTTTAGCAGTCGGATTGGGCGATCATATATCCAGCGGTATTATCAAACCTTTAGTAGGTCAATTGAGACCGTGTAAAGAATTGGCGGAATTGAATTTAAGAATTAATTGTGGCGGTAAATTCGGATTCATATCAGGTCACGCTACCGGGACGATGATAATGGCTACCTGGTTTGGTTATCATTACAAAAAGTGGATGCCATATTTTATAGCATTTGCGTTAGTCGTTTCATTTTCAAGAATATATGTAGGTGTACACTGGCCCTCTGACGTTTTGGGTGGGATAATCTTAGGATTTGCGGTGAGCAGAGGCTTCATTTATGTTTGGAATAAATATTTAGTTCGAAAAATTGGTGGTTAA
- a CDS encoding YjbQ family protein codes for MKFLTEKFVFNIPSRRGYVNITSKVENLVRLSGVKEGLVLCNAMHITASVYINDDESGLLEDYEKWLEIIAPHEPVNNYKHNRTGEDNADAHLKRQIMGREVTVAITNSKLDLGPWEQIFYAEFDGKRQKRVLIKIIGE; via the coding sequence ATGAAATTTCTCACAGAAAAGTTTGTTTTCAATATCCCTTCACGACGCGGATATGTTAATATTACATCTAAAGTAGAAAACCTTGTGAGATTGTCAGGAGTGAAGGAAGGGCTCGTACTCTGCAACGCTATGCACATTACTGCGTCTGTTTATATAAACGATGATGAATCAGGATTACTTGAAGACTACGAAAAATGGCTGGAAATAATTGCGCCACACGAACCTGTCAATAATTACAAACATAACCGTACCGGAGAAGATAATGCCGATGCGCATCTTAAACGACAGATTATGGGCAGAGAAGTTACTGTAGCAATCACTAACAGTAAATTGGATTTAGGCCCATGGGAACAGATATTTTATGCGGAGTTCGATGGGAAAAGGCAAAAAAGAGTATTAATCAAGATAATCGGTGAATAA
- a CDS encoding pantoate--beta-alanine ligase, with translation MRIIRSVAEMQSYSNSLRSNGVNIGFVPTMGALHDGHLSLIRKSLESTDETIVSIFVNPTQFAPSEDLASYPRDFARDEDLARELGVKLIFNPSAEDIYPNGFSTFTVVKDLSDILEGESRASHFKGVTTIVNKFFNVINPKLAFFGQKDAQQALIIKKMVEDLNFDIKIIVCPTIRENDGLAMSSRNTYLSTEARSQAAIIYKSLRSAEKNHKNGEFDAVKLHQNILSEFKNADLATIDYAAIVDEKTLLPLKSTENGALIVIAVLFDKTRLIDNILLGAAV, from the coding sequence ATGAGGATTATCAGATCTGTCGCTGAGATGCAATCTTACTCTAACTCTCTCAGGAGTAATGGGGTAAATATCGGGTTTGTTCCTACTATGGGCGCTCTTCACGACGGACATTTAAGTTTAATCCGTAAATCGCTCGAATCTACTGATGAAACTATCGTTAGCATCTTCGTTAATCCTACTCAATTTGCCCCATCAGAAGACCTTGCAAGCTATCCAAGGGACTTTGCCCGTGACGAAGATCTCGCCCGGGAGTTGGGAGTTAAACTGATTTTCAATCCATCGGCAGAGGATATATATCCCAATGGCTTTAGCACTTTTACAGTTGTAAAAGACCTAAGTGACATTTTAGAGGGCGAATCGAGAGCGTCCCATTTCAAGGGTGTAACGACTATCGTCAATAAATTTTTTAATGTAATAAACCCTAAATTAGCATTTTTTGGTCAGAAGGACGCACAACAAGCATTGATAATCAAAAAGATGGTTGAAGACTTAAATTTCGATATAAAAATAATTGTCTGTCCCACCATACGGGAGAATGACGGACTCGCAATGAGTTCTCGTAATACATATTTATCTACCGAAGCCCGCAGTCAGGCAGCCATAATATATAAATCGTTACGATCAGCCGAAAAAAACCACAAAAATGGAGAGTTTGACGCGGTTAAACTGCATCAAAATATACTTTCTGAATTTAAAAATGCGGATCTCGCGACCATAGATTACGCAGCTATTGTGGACGAAAAAACTCTTTTACCGCTGAAATCAACTGAGAATGGCGCGCTTATTGTTATCGCGGTTCTATTCGATAAAACGCGACTCATTGACAATATTTTACTCGGTGCGGCCGTATAA